In Terriglobus aquaticus, the genomic window GCATGTGCGGGGTACAGGGCGAGCAACTCGCGAATCGAGTTAGCGCCCTGTGCCACGCCGCTACCGATCGTACCGTCACTCAAGACGATCACCGCGGACGGCGTGCCCCACGCGTGGTACTGATCGGCCACTTCCTGGCCCTGCTGTAGCAAGACCATAGCTGGATCCAGCACGGACGCCTTCTCGTAGTTTTCCTCGACCGTCCCTTCGCTCACGATTACCACCCGCAACCCTGCCGGATTCTCGACCATCCACGAAGCTGCCTCTGCCACCAGTGCAAGACACGGTCCGCATTGTGGGTTCATGAAGAGCAATAGGATCGCGTGCGATCCCTCCAGCAGCGACCCCAGCGATACGGCATCGCCCATCAGGTTTGGCAGCGAGAACGTGGGCGCCAGCGAGCCGATACCGGGTGCGCCACCATGACCCTGCGGTTCCGCGGCGTCCTGCGTTCCCTGCATCATCAGGCTCTCCACTCTTTCCAGCCGCAGCAGCAGCCGGCCTTGCTGCCGCAACATCAAGGCAAACAGACTCAACTGCACCACCAACACAGCCAGGATTAGGGCGACCGCTACGCTGAGCGGTGCATGCCGCCGCCCGAACAGATCCGTCCATGCAGAGAAGACTCGCGAAGAACCGGCGACGCCGAGCATGGCTGCATCCAGCATCAGCGCAACGTTGCGAACGATGGTGCGTGGCCCGATGGGCGCCGAATGCACCTGGCCGAAGCAATTGCAAGAAGGTCGCTTGCCTCGGGACAAATTGCGA contains:
- a CDS encoding MauE/DoxX family redox-associated membrane protein; translated protein: MPYLFFVLQTVLVATFLIAGAAKLRDRAGTRQTLQDFGVPDRFGTPLAIVLPIAELLVAASLAVPFTMRAGAAAACVLLCLFLVAIVRNLSRGKRPSCNCFGQVHSAPIGPRTIVRNVALMLDAAMLGVAGSSRVFSAWTDLFGRRHAPLSVAVALILAVLVVQLSLFALMLRQQGRLLLRLERVESLMMQGTQDAAEPQGHGGAPGIGSLAPTFSLPNLMGDAVSLGSLLEGSHAILLLFMNPQCGPCLALVAEAASWMVENPAGLRVVIVSEGTVEENYEKASVLDPAMVLLQQGQEVADQYHAWGTPSAVIVLSDGTIGSGVAQGANSIRELLALYPAHAY